The genomic stretch TGAGACCAAAATCGCCAAGAATGTATCAAAGCCAGAGATGATAAAGCTCGACATTCAGCCTCGGTTGAGGAGAGAGGAACCACCGTCTACTTCTTTCTTTCCAAATGATAAAAGAAGAGCGAAGAAAAAAACAATATCAAAATTGATCGATGGGAATCGTTAAATGGTTCCTAGTCAGATTCAGAATAACGATTCAATTTCAAATCACTTGttcaatcaaataaaagatCAATGGCTGGAGACCCCTTTAAGTAGCGAAGCACGTGCAGTTAGGGTTGTACATGGATTCAAAAGGATTTGATATAGCCGACATCTCAATCTGATCCGCACTAATCTCTTCGGATCGGATCCAATATCCACACTTTTGTGCTTGAATCCCATCTGATCCATACATTTGCGGATAGGATCAGATTTCGGATATAtctgcaaaaataaaaaatttatgttaaaagaatcatcaaattaaaaaaaaaattagaaaccaGAACCTAAATCCCTAATTTAGCATTAATGTTTACACTAAAATATATTAGTTACATCCATCACAACATTTACAAAGatatacattttaaaaattaaacacacattttttaatagtagaaaaataaaaataatttatcagAAGTGAAATGAGCAGAATTAGACCAAGAAACAACAAGCAAAATATATCtgcatttcaaaaatcaaagatcaataaaataaaataaaaatagatttggAACCTTAATTGAGCAGAAGCAGATCTGCATTAGAGAAGCACAAGCAGAAGAAAGAAATTGCAAAACAATGAGGATGCGAGTGACGAAGAGCAGTGGCGAGTGAGCGAGCGAGGAGCAGCGGCGAGCATGCGAGAGAGGAGTGGTGACAAGTAGAAACAATGAGCATAGATGACAACCACGCCAATGGAGGAGATGACGACTCGACGATGAAGACAGAGAGGTAGACGTGATCTTAGTGGTCTGAGATGCGATGGAGGAAACACGAGAATGAACGACACACTGTGTGACAAAGGTGAACGACAGTGATGGATGAGGTGAATGGCGAGTCTGGGGCAATGAATGGGATAGGTCTGGGTGAGAGAGGAAAGGGAGAGTAGCATTGTTACTGAGTGTCAGGGTTAGGGAATTATTAGAGACTTAGGGTTTCTATTTCTCAactataatatttatattaagaATGCAGATTCGCAGACCTGCGGATCGAATCCGTGGATATCATGGCAATATCCGCTATCCGATCCTATCAGAGTGCGAATCAAATAATATCCATAAAATGCGAATCGGTTGCAGACAAATTCCGTGAATATGAGGGTATTATCCAAGCCATGTGCAGTCCTGCCGTTAAATGTGCATCTATGGCACAATCAAGGTATTGACTAATTTGCTGACAGCAAAGAAAATATCAGACCTTGTGTTGGTCAAATAGATCAAGCAACCAATCAGCCTTCAATTGGGAGTAAGATCGGATAGTGCAGTACCTGAGGTTTTTGAGAGTGACTTCGAATAATCAATAGGAGTAGAGGTCGGTTTGGCATCCAAGAGACCAAAATTCTCAAGTGAATTGAGCGTATATTTTTGCTGATACAAATAAATACTAATGGTGCTTTTGGTCACTTCCATCCCAAGGAGGAATTTCAAATTTCCAAGATCTTTGATGCTAAAATGACTATCAAGTAGTTGCTTCACTCGCTCAATCTCAATAAAATCATTGCCGGAAAGAACTAAGTCGTCCACGTAGATGAGGATGGCTGTAAAACAGCCATTAGAAGACTTGGTGAACAGAGAATGATCATGTCGTGATTGGTGATAACCAGATTGAGTGAGTGTGGAGCAGAGCTTGCTATTCCATTGTCTACTAGCTTATTTCAGTCCATAGAGACTCTTTTGAAACTTGCATACTATATTAGGAGTTATCTTCAACTTGGGGGAAACCTTCATATAAACATCTTCAGTAAGATTTCCACGTAGGAAAGCTGTATTAATGTTTGATTAATGAAGGAACTAGTTTTGTTTCACAACAATGGCTAAAAGAATGGTAGAGTAGTCATTTTGATGACAGGACTGAACGTATCAAAATAATCCAAGCCAGTAGTTTGATTGAAACCTTTTGCCATCAAAGAAGCTTTATCTCTCTCAATGAATCCATCCGATTTAtacttgattttgaaaatccaCTTTAACCCAATTGCTTTCTTTCCACGAGGGAGAGAAGTAAGAGTCCATGTCTTATTCTTCTCAAGAGCGCAGCGTTTAACTCAGCAGTAATGGCTTGGGTAGGGGTTGAGACTTATTGTCATATCTTTGATTATGTCAAGACCTAAATTAGCCTTACTTAAGGACTAGTTCAAAATAGGATAGTAAAGGCAATCAAGATGAGAAGGAGGGTGGGGGACAGAGGGGTAGGAAGTTTATAGGATTGGGCTTCCGTTTGGGTTAGGTAAGGTTATAGGTCATATGTAGTATGTACACTTCTGTTGTGAGAGACAGATTGATTTGATTCTTAAGATGAAGTTGTGCTTATGTTCTTGGATGAAACTTTGGTTTAGTGGCTGGAACTTGACTTTAAGGCAATGGTGAATGATGTTTGCATTGTGAATGATGGCTATAAGGAACATTATATGGAACGTAAGTGGTATGATGAATGAGAAAAATGACATGTTGGTTCTGTGTTAGATTTTAGTGTTAGTTTATGACTTTACTTTTTTTAGGAGTTGAAGGACGGGTGTCCCCATGATAAAGAACCCAGGTTTTTAGCTACTCTCCAGGCGAGAGAGAATGTTCCCCCATAaggaaaaaattttgaaagttattttttttatcagttCAACTTAGTAACAACAAcctttttctaggattttttttgaataaaataaaaaaattattatttctcGAAACCCGATTTTTgaactttaatttttgaaatacaattttttttggatttaggGTAAGTTCGCCGCACCCCAGcgaacttcaccccaattctctctaaaatcAACCAAACTCAAATTTGTAAGCCATTATCATCGTCTTCAATAGTACGTAAGAGTACACAGACAATAAGCATGGCTTATTCAACGGCAATGACAACTATTATCATCGCTCTATAAATATAGCATGAGTAATTCTTCACCATTAGATGAAATCTTACatcattaaaaatactattaatgGCTACAAATCACAAAGTCTACTACCCCTGGTACTCCTCTTAAAAAAAACATTGTTTTTCCAATAAAAAATCATTATTCTTGTGTACTCCTATAAACTCTAGAGACGACGATAATGGTTGCCATTGTTGGTTGTGAAGTTTAAGAATTTGAGTCggccaatttttttttgttgagaaTTTGAAGTGAAGTTCGCTGAGGTTCAGGCAAATTCTATAAAAATTATAGAGTTCGTCGGGAATGCAACGAATTTGCTctaaatccaaaataaaaaaaatcatatttaaaaaattaaagttaagaAATGGagtttctaaaaatttttatttttttatttttggtaatatattttttttatttcagaaGAAATCCCACCTTTTCCACAATATTTTTGGGTGGATGGGCTTGCACCAAAAAGGTACAACAACAAGAAAGAAGTCCCAAAAACATGTATAGGGAAAACATTGCACTTAAGGTTCTGGGCCTATGGCTTTGGCTGGGAGGTTGTCATTAACCGGCTTGGGCGTATAAGGCATAGAAGTAGAAGTTGGACAACTTGGTAACCCCAATAAAGAAAAAACACCAACTCTGCTTGAGCCACTGATAAGATAGAGAACTAAGTCTGGATATGAACTCTTTTTTAGTGTTGTGTATACAGTGAATGAGTTGTTATATGACCATAAAAAAAACCAACTAAAAATTACTTACGCATCAAAATTATGTCAATTTCCACCTTTTTTCGAATCAATATTTTATCCGATTCATCCGATTATTTTTCGTATAtcactatttttttttggtttgtaCCAGGGTATCCATCAAGCCGAAAACCCAATGACTAATCCCTCGGGTACTGCAGAGGCACACAAAGTGAGCGACCCTCCCAAGCAAGCAAGTTCCATTCCCATCCTCCAGTGAGTATCGAACCCGGGAGAGATGGTTAAGGGACACAGACCCTCATCCATCTGTGCCAACTTGCGTTGGTCGTATATCACTATTTTTATTAGCATCAAACGCCACCGTGCTGGACCATAAGAATAATCAAGATCCTACAAGAAGTCCTTCTCCATACGTATCATCAACCTGAACCCTCAATACATATGAAACGGCGACTCCCTTCAGCCGACATGACGTATCATCAACCTCACCTCTCTAATTTTAATCTTGTATCCAGATATAAGCTACCAATCatattcaaaaattaatgtCAAGAATAATACATAAAACGTTACGTGCAAATCAAAGATAGATTGGTCATCATCTATTTAAGAACCAACTAGCTTCCTTGGGTATTTAACAAAGAAAACCCGTCATCATTATTATTCTATTTCCATAATTATGGCTATCCCAAAGAAACACCACTCATCTACTCTTCCACTTGTTCTCACCTTCATAACATTCTACTGTCTCAATGTAGTGACCTCTGTAACCTACTCCACCACCTTCACCTATGATCGGTTCGACTCCGACACCGACCTCCTCATGCAAGGCAACGCGGTCTTTTCCCCCAACTTCGCCTTGGAACTCACCAAAGAGCGAAACGGTATCCCCCAATCCGGCAGCGTCGGTCGTACGTTCTCCACCTTTCCGATTGTTTTACACATGTCCGGAAAGGTGGCCACCATTTCCACTTCATTTGTCTTGAATATCTCTCAACCTAACTCCACCGCTACTCCCGCCGATGGCATCACCTTCTTCATCGCTCCCATCTCCGACCTACCACCACGCTCCGGCGGGGGGTTTCTCGGACTCTTCAGCAATCAAACCAATTCTTCATCAACCACTTCAATTGTCGCAGTCGAATTTGATACATACCCTAATCTTGATATTGGGGATCCAAACTATAGACACGTTGGAATTAACGTTAATTCCATCAAATCCTCCGCTACTGCTCGGTGGAATTTTCGAAGTGGAGAACCATTGAACGTAACAATAACCTATGATCCTTCACTTAAAAGGCTAAGGGTTGTTGCTTCTTACCCTAATGGAAACAATCACGTTGATTTAGCTTATCGCATTGATTTTGTAAGTGTTCTTCCTGAACAGGTTTATGCAGGTTTCTCTGGTTCAACCGGAAAATATGCAGAAGTGAACCACGTTAATTCCTGGAGTTTCAATTCAACCTTAGTTGTGTAATAGCTGGGATCCTTTTTTCCATGATTCAATGTTTGACCcgcaacaataataataattaataagtaCGTTGAGTGCACTTGGCAGAGGATGGACTTTCTTACGTTGCCATATTTGACCTTATAATAATAAGGACATTACGTTCAAGTCTAGTCCATTATTACTATTTCTGtatgtaaaataataataaattgataaTTTATACGATGTATTTTTATACAAAAGTAATGGTTAATATCtagatatatattatattaaataattttattgaatacattaaattattttatatttttttatatgatatatAGTATcagaatatttaaattttaaaaatttagaatttaattatCGTTAATTTCAAATAGAAAGATCGaatttatacaaaaaaattatataaactaaaaaaaaaattatgtaaaaataaatattaaaaatataattactcGTGTGTTTTCTTTCAtcgatttaaattttttatttcaaatgcCATTTGATTAAAAAGAAGCCCAGTTATAATAAATAcgtatataaaaattatatggattagtataatttataaatattgcACAATATAGACTTCAGCAAGTTTTATATGGATTAGTATAATTACTCCTGCATTTAATAATGCTACTTCTTTTTATATGTGTTTTTTTAATTACTTGcattttgttatttaaatttgttttataatataaaaattaatagaaacTATCATATTACTTTGGAGCTTGTTGAGAAACTTTTAGAGAAGAGTCTGCCTGATTTCAacaagtttatttttttttaactcatTTTCTCTATTAATTAGTTGGTTCAATTTGGTAGAAGCCTCATTCAGATGAATTTTATAATCTAATACTTTTTTTGTCTATCAAGAAACTTTGAGCTTGGCACTTCGATCTTTAACCTCTTTTATTCCCTTTTAATGGAACTCAAAtccttttattctcttttaatGAAACTCAAATCCGTTCTgacatgaaaattttttttgatgtAATTAATAAAAGATGTAAGTGGTTTGATATGATCATAAGgatcttgaaaaaaaatattagaattcaAAATCTGATTAAGTGCATCATCAAGACCATCTTGTGAGAACTATACATTAACAGAATTGGCAAGCAgaaattttagtttttgaaagAGATCGAAAACATTAGGATCAATGAAATTTTTTGTCACATTTGGATCATGTGTGCTTTCAAGAGGGTTAAGAACTTGTGGATTCTAATCTAAATTAACTAATTTGTTCTCAGAACTCGATAGTCTGGTTTTTTTGCCTTTAAAAATCTTCGAGATGACTCTAAGAAACTCATTCAACACATCATCATCCTGGCAGTATTGATTATTAGTGGGATCGAGTTAGTATACAAGATGTAAAAGACAATTGATAATGGTGGGGCAGGTACTAATTCTCTTTGGAAGAGGAGTCATTTTCTGCGTACAAACTTTTCGATAAAgagattatatattttttttatacatatatGAAAAAAGAAAGCGCAAATACCTTAATAGTTTCAGAATCCGCAAAGTTGTGAGAACAGGAAGAGATATCTTCAAGGTCAGTTTCGAAATTTTCAGTGTTTGATGGAGAAGTTCTGGTACTTGAATTTTCTGAAGGGGATTCAACAGACTTGCTGATGTGTTGTTGTTTAGcctaagaaaattaaaatttttttagataaccTTAATTGGGAATATAAGTATAGAAAGTAATAGAAATAGTTTGTTTCAATATCTTTGCCAAATTTGATACTGCAGAAGAAGTTTTtgaagttttcaaaatttttttagagCTTTCGAGGATTCTGCTTTCCTTTTTGAGACAGTAATAGTGGCAGACTTTTCACCCATACTTGGGCAAACCCTCAACATACCTTCAAGAATCTCTTCAAGGCTGCATTGTATTGAGAATAATATTTTTGCCACCAAACAAGAAAAGATTTGGTCACATATCAACTCGGGACAAAGTCAATTGCTTCGTACTCAGATCGACGATATTTGTTGTGCTTTAGTTCTCGAGTTATAAGTGACATGAAGTTGTAGATTTTTTGGCCCAGTTGACTTGATAATTTTGAACCGAATGGAGCTGGCAAGGCTTGAGAAAATTCTATTTGTCGAGTCACAAAATGGAGAGCATGTAAAGTGACTCGATATTGGTCTTTTTTGTACATAGGGATGTTAGTAGTGAAAACTTGAATGACAGTGTAATTTCTCTAGTTTCTGTCATTTAACATTGCACCTTCTCATTATTGTCCTTTGAAATTTTTGGTGCTCGAAACCAAGTAGAACCACATTTTCAATCGACAAAAGGTATAAAGTTAATCTCCCCGTTCTGAAAGATTTTTGTACGGTAAAATCTGGTTAAGACTGCCCGAAAAAGAACACTGATCTTGAGACCAGGAAAAGTTGGTTTCAAAGAAGTGAGGCAGATGCCTTCAATGGTTTGTTTAGCTGAAATCAGGATGCCATCAACTTCCATAAACATCTCAAAAATTGCATTCAGCGACAATTGAAGGAGCTAGAGTGGTCCCCTGCACTGAAAGGAGATCGATTTTCGAGGCTTGTTACCATGTGATCGAGCTCATCATACAGTTTACCTAAGAGTAGTTTAGAAAGACATAAGGTCGATGAACTCTCGTGGATCAGGTCAGCAAGAGATTGACAAGATCTTTGCATGGTGACACTTCGAAAGGAAAAAACTATAGCATTCaaccaaaaatataaaaaagctACGTACTCATCATCAGAAACGGGATCTTTATCTTGACccatgttattttttttataaaatccaCGTAAGAAGAGCTTTCCAGTTGATTTTGTACTTTTTTGTTGGTCCCATGTTAGGAGAAATATTGATCCCCGAAGGAGTTAACCTTGTGATAGTGGCCACGTCGAAAAGGGTCGTAGGGCAAACCATACCACATGGCAAACAAAGGTTTTGAGTCAACCGACTCCAAAAGTACGTGGCCCCGATCATCCAATTATGAGTAGTATAAGTTGGTATTGAGACGGTCAAAGGAGGTCATATATGCCACGTCAGGCCTAAAAATCTTTCTTTTCTGGTTCGATCTTTTTGAACCAGGTCATATAGTTAACACTTTTCGAAGAAATTTTGGGATTATTTTGAAATGGTTTTGTATGGTCATCGAAGGGAGCCATATACAtgtctttttttattaacaGTTCTTGGCTAGGGAGAGAAGGAAAAAAAGGAAGGACTTGATCAATCTCAGAGCGGGAAGTAAAGGGCTCAAGAAGCAATGCATTTGGTCCTCAATAGCAAAGAGAAAAGAATTTTTTGTACATTGACAGCATCAATAGAATCTTAAATAATAACGTCATTTTCCTGAGCTATTATCTGAAGGTTCATGCATGGGGTTTCCTCCAtagtttttttctcttttgtggAAGGAGAAGGATTGCTACTCATAGTCATATGCATGATGattatggaaaagaaaataagtaccagcgaaaaatgaaaaatactCCTTCATAGAAATAAATATATGTAATTGATAGCTCAAACGTTAATAGTAAATATATGAAAATACCTTGAGGAAAGAGAGCAGATGGGTTTGAATATCGCGAATAGTAAAAACCTTTGTGGAggaagtgtttttttttttttttacatatgtAGAACAAAGACGGTGAAAGGATATGGCACTAGGAAGGAAAAGATACGCAACGGAGAAGTTTTTGGAAAAGTGTTAAAAACTAGTGGAGTggtatttataatttgaaattgaaaaggaTTAACGTCTGAAATTAATAGAGAAATATGCATGATGGGACACATATTTAATGGGTGTGATGAAATAGAGTAGTTTCCAAAATTTGGTATCAGTTGGGAATCCTAAACGTTTTGTGTTtaaattttgttcttttaatgttttaaataaaagagaagggaaattcTATTGAATCCACTCATTCTTTATTTTAAGAAAGAAATCGtcaatttaagaaaaaatttgttggctaaaaataatttaaatttgattatgaACAAATCGAAAACATTTGTTTGGATTATGTCAAGAAGGTGCTCAAGGTGATCGAAGGAAAATCATCTATGAGTAAACTATGTTGATCGAAGATATATATTGAATATGAGGATCTGTGATCGAAGCAACGGGGAGGCCAGTAATTGAGGCAGTTAAAGACGGTTATCACACTATCGTTGTGGTGGAAACAATTATGTTTGGTTTTTTTGTATGTAGAGCACGTGAAGAAATTTTATATGATTAAAAATGGCGATAAATAGACATAACTTAGAACGAATAGAGGTTGAAATTCATTTTTAGAAAAAGTTACTACAATATCACATCTCCAGAGACTTTCTAATCTTACTCAAAGCTTAGAAGgaatttcaattaaaatttctGTAGGTAATTTCTTCTATAGTCTTCACTTTCATTTCAATTCCCTTTGCAAATTTTCTTTCCAACAATTTATTTTCTCTGCAAagtctttttctttctttatttgatttcaatgtattcaaattttaaaatcctttgATAATGCCAAAGACgatttattgctttcttttaatttaaccATTTACTTTGTTTCTCTTGCATCTTTTTCATTCCAAACTTTGTAgcttttatcttttgtttttccgttctttcttttcatcattAATCCAAAATAATCTTTGATGCacaattaaaaactaaaattctTAACGATGAGTAGGTTTTACTTCCAAATCATTAGATATCGAACCAACTcaaattttactaaaattttgcataacaataatattattatatatacaaatattttttacagctaaattaattaagttaaaaagagGTAGAGAAGatgctaaaattaaaattaaacaaataaataatgtaaattaaaaaatatgcctaaagataattaataaaacttagttaaaaaaaacttatttatttaatatttttattaatttaatatttatatttataacatttatatttttttaaaaatgtgctctttttaaaattttttatttttaaatttttaaatttaatttttaatcgaatatctaattatctaaatcaatctaatttaatttaattgaacTAGACTCAGATTTACTCACAAAAAAACTCTTATCCAAACCGATCAAATTTTATCATGTTAGTTTTCATTTCGTTTTCATTCTCTCTTAAATCCGAATTAATTCAACTCGTGTAAACCTCTAATAATATCATTAAGGAGAGTGTTAAATAAATAATGACTATTTTAAACAACATAAATAACtaccaatcaaataaaaatacattacatcctaatttaatattactaatttaaatttactcttttaactttattaatttatattattcacatattatttaaaaatattgttggttacctatactttttctaTCATCAATAATTGGATTTTCTAGAGGTAGTTTTAATGAGCCCTCACTTGAGGATAGATGCCGATTAATTGTTTCATCTTTGCAAGTGTAACTTGCTTATCTATTACTATTAGATTTAATCCTTCTTTTGTCGGGAAAGCATTAAAATTattctattattatatttttaaaatgtactTTAAGGCAAAATTAGTTAAATCTTAGATTTAATTCTTCTTTtgtcgaaaaaaaaaaatcaatgttaTTTTCTCATCATTTATTATGTATAGCAGTACTAATTTAATATGGTTGTTGTACGACACAGCGTCGATCAATTCACATGGCATTACCTGTAAGGTGGGAACCGTCCGGAAAGCTAAGATAAAATGGACGATTGTGAAGGTATCTGGATGGCATCTTGGACTAGATACAACTTTAGTAATACTACAATAGATCATTAAAAGTTTCcgataaaaatttag from Arachis stenosperma cultivar V10309 chromosome 9, arast.V10309.gnm1.PFL2, whole genome shotgun sequence encodes the following:
- the LOC130951833 gene encoding lectin-like, translated to MAIPKKHHSSTLPLVLTFITFYCLNVVTSVTYSTTFTYDRFDSDTDLLMQGNAVFSPNFALELTKERNGIPQSGSVGRTFSTFPIVLHMSGKVATISTSFVLNISQPNSTATPADGITFFIAPISDLPPRSGGGFLGLFSNQTNSSSTTSIVAVEFDTYPNLDIGDPNYRHVGINVNSIKSSATARWNFRSGEPLNVTITYDPSLKRLRVVASYPNGNNHVDLAYRIDFVSVLPEQVYAGFSGSTGKYAEVNHVNSWSFNSTLVV